The Nostoc cf. commune SO-36 genomic sequence CATGTAATCGCTGACTTTGATTGGGGAGCCAATTTCAATACTTACATCTGTACCCCAATTGGGATAAGGTTGGCTGTAATTAATACCTATGGGTATGATTTTAACTCCCAGCCCGGAATGACTAGATTCAGCACTCAAAGCAAGACGAGCAATTCCTGGCTTCAACTGATGAACTTGCCCATCACGAAAAATATTACCTTCTGGAAAAATAACCAGGGTTTTTTCCTGCTGAAGTAGCTCAACTCCATGTCGCAGCGTGCGGATTGAGGGATGCTTAGAATTTACCGGAAATCCCCCCAAACGGCGGACAAACCAACCTTTGCAAACCTTGGCATTCGTCAATAGTCACCATGAACCGCAAGTCTTGCTCTTTCAGACAATTAGCGGTAGCGTAGGGTACTAGCAAAGCATCCCAACGCGCCCTATGGGTAGGCGCGAGGATCACAGGCCCAGTTGTGGGGATATTTTTTTGTCCGGTTATTCTAATTTGTCCAAAGAATAATGGTAATAAGCAGTGACGCCCTAATAAATATGCCAGAGGGCTTAACCAAGGAGAAACCCTTGAGGTAGTGGCAGCCACCTCAGAATTTGCTGGGGTGTGCTGGCAGGTATCGGATGAAGAGTAAAATTCCATCATGACGGATGCAGCTGATTGACAGGTAAAAAATTGACGGGTAAAAATTTAACAAAGCCTGATTAGTTACACCGTAGATTCTCTTGCGTGATTTATGTCGTAGTAGATGGACAGTTTTACCTTTGTCCGTTAGTTTACTTTACGCCGCCTAGTGGCAAACCAAGTCTGTAATTGCTGACGACAAGCTGACTCCAGGATGCCTCCGATTACTTGTAAGCGGTGATTAGAAGCAGCACTATCGGGTATGTTAATAACAGTACGAATTGCGCCAGTTTTTGTATCGTCTACTCCATATACAACTAGTCTTAGTCGCGCTTGCAATATAGCACCTGCACACATTGGACAAGGTTCGAGAGTAACATAGAGGGTGCATTCATTAAGATGCCAGTTTTGTAAAGTTGTTGCAGCTGTCTTGAGAGCGAGAATTTCCGCATGAGCGGTAGGGTCTTTGTCGCGCTCTTTTCTGTTTTCTCTTTGTGCCAGCAATTTGCCTGTTGAATCAATGATAACAGCACCGACAGGGATTTCACCTGCATCACCGGCTGATTTTGCTAATTCAAGCGCACTCAACTCATCCATTGTTGATGTATAATATACTCTGTATATTTAGTCAGCATATACTTATCAATATAAAAATTTTAAAATTCAATACATTTTCTTGGGTGTGCGTCTTGTCTCTCCAACAAAAAAGAAATATGTATATAGCCCGCAGGTTTTTAGCCTGCGGCTAAACAATTCAAATCAAAATTTTTAAATTAAGCCAGTCAATGAAGAGGACAAGGGGCAGGGGGCGGGGGGCAGAATCCCATAAATAAATTTAGGGGCTTGGAACAAGGATGTATTATTTCTCGCGCTTCGCGTCTCGAAATAAATGTTTAAAATTGAGCATAAATAAATTTAGGGGCTTGAAACCCTTGTGGCAGAGGTAACTCCAGTATTTTTCTCCCTTGCTTCCTGCTCCCTGCTCCCCTGCCTCTTTGGTCAACCGTTGGGGACTAATTTTATTTCTAAATTGCGGCTTGGGCTAAAAGGGGATCGAGTTGACTTTGTGTGTCTAGTTGATAAAGATCATCACAGCCGCCAATGTGCTGGTTATTAATAATAAAAATTTGCGGTACAGTGCGGCGTCCGTTAGCGCGTTCTCCCATTTTAGCTCTGGCTGCTTCGTCGCCGTCGATTTTATATTCGGTAAAATTTACACCTTTCCACACAGCAGCATTTTGGCACGGATGCAGTAAGGACAAGTTTGCCATGTATAAAGTTCTACGTTGGCTTTGACTCGCTCTGGATGGCGATTTAAAAGGGGATTCAGAAAGTCCAGCATATTTTATTAAGCAAAGTTTTAACTACGTCTTTAGCCTAGATCATTGCTTACCGCATCGGCGCTGGAACCCACTTTTGAAAACCCTCTAAATGATTCCAATAAGCCAAATATCCAGTCAATGCCCAAATTAAAGCGGCTACTATCAGGACTGCTACGCCGATTAGCCGCCAAGTTCGGTTAGTTTTCCAATAGAGAGTTGGCGCTGCAAAAATACCACCTAAGCCGGTTAAAATAAAGCCGATTCCCGATAAAAGCGGTTGCTTTGTCATATTCAAGTTGATGATGCGGATACCTACTACGATCGCAACTGCACCAGCAAAGAAGCCGTAAATTGCTATTGTCAATAAATCCCAACCTTGAGCAAGTGCGATCGCAGCCGCAACAAATAAGATTCCAAATAAGACACTTGTCTCACCGAAGGCAATGTTAAAGCTACTCATTACTGGCCAGGTGAAGCTCATGTGTAAACCAGTTGTGAGTGCGATCGCACCCGTAATTCCAAAGCCGGGAATCCACTGTCTCTGATTAGAACTATCTATACCACGATACACATAGTCAGCGAGTAGAAATAACCCAGCTACCATGTTGATTAACATGAGGGTGATGTAGTCGATAAACACGATTAACCTCTGAATTTGACAAGTTATTTACTCTACGCCTCGTTCTTTAGTTTTTAGTGAATCTACCAGCTTTTTAATTTATTATTTTATACCTAAAGATAGATACTAAAGAAAAGCAATGTTCTAGATATACACTGTTACCCATTTGTGCAAGTTTTTAACTTAGTTGCTTGTGAACAGGTTTTATACTGGAGTAATTATGAGTAAAAAATCAGGATGTGTTAAATGGCACTTTTATAACAAGTTAGCAGTAAAACTTAACTTTCTTCCACGTGTATCCGCCCTTTGGTAGACTTGAAAACTGAAATAGGCAGATGAAACGACGCAAATTCAAGCAGCTGAGAGGGCAAACTCTGTGGAAAATACACTTGGGTTAGAGATTATTGAAGTAGTAGAGCAAGCCGCGATCGCTTCCTCGAAATGGATGGGCAAAGGCGAAAAAAATATCGCCGACCAGGTAGCTGTGGAAGCTATGCGGGAGCGGATGAATAAAATCCACATGCGCGGTCGCATCGTTATTGGAGAAGGCGAACGCGATGACGCGCCGATGCTATACATCGGGGAAGAAGTTGGTATCTGTACCCAACCAGATGCCGCAAATTTTTGTAACCCTGATGAATTAATTGAAATTGATATCGCCGTTGACCCCTGTGAAGGTACGAACTTGGTAGCTTATGGACAACCTGGTTCGATGGCTGTGTTAGCAATTTCTGAGAAGGGTGGATTATTTGCTGCTCCTGACTTCTACATGAAGAAGTTAGCAGCACCTCCCGCAGCTAAAGGCAAGGTAGACATCAACAAGTCAGCAACAGAAAACCTGAAGATTCTCGCTGAGTGTCTAGAACGCTCGATTGAAGAACTTGTGATCGTAGTCATGAAGCGCGAACGCCACAACGATTTAATTAAAGAAATCCGTGAGGCTGGAGCCAGAGTCGCCCTAATTTCAGACGGTGATGTGGGTGCAGCTATCAGCTGCGGTTTTGCTGGAACTAATATCCACGCGCTGATGGGTATCGGTGCGGCTCCTGAAGGTGTAATCTCGGCAGCAGCAATGCGTGCTTTGGGTGGACACTTCCAAGGTCAACTGATTTACGATCCCGCAGTCGTAAAAACAGGTCTGATTGGAGAAAGCAGAGAAGCCAATATTGATCGCTTAAAGTCTATGAATATCAATGACCCCGATAAGGTTTATGATGCTCATGAACTAGCATCTGGTAAAACTGTTCTGTTCGCGGCTAGCGGTATTACCAGTGGTAATCTCATGCAAGGTGTACGTTTCTTCAACGGCGGAGCCAGAACTCAAAGCTTGGTAATTTCCAACCAGTCGAAAACTGCTCGATTTGTTGATACGATTCACATGTTTGGTGAACCTAAGTCTCTCCAACTGAACTAAGTTTTAGGGAATGGGGAATAGTAAAAGTAGGGGTAAAGCATTTGGCAAGAGATGTTTCTATAAAACGGAAAAATATTCACCCAAATGCTTCATCGTTACACTAGTTAGTAGTTAGTATTTAGTGATTAGTTATTGTTTATTGGTTGGAAAAATTATCGAACCAATAAACAAAAATTCCCCATTCCCTATTCTCACTCAATGCCCTATTCTCAACTACCAATTAGTAACTACGATTTAGCAAATGAATATAGCAGTGGTGGGGTTAAGTCATAAAACAGCCCCAGTAGAAGTCCGGGAAAAACTGAGCATTCCAGAACCACAAATTGAAAGTGCGATCGCTCAACTGGCCAGCTATCCCCATATTGACGAAGTTGCAATTCTTAGCACTTGTAACCGTCTGGAAATTTACATTGTCACCAGTGAAGCAGACCAAGGTATCCGAGAAATAACGCAGTTTCTTGCGGAATACAGTAAACTACCCGTGCTTTCTCTGCGACAACATTTATTTATGCTGCTACATGATGATGCAGTGATGCACGTTATGCGGGTAGCAGGTGGTTTAGATAGTCTGGTACTCGGAGAAGGTCAAATTCTGGCTCAGGTGAAGACTACTCACAAACTGGGACAGCAATATAGTGGTATAAAAACCATTTTGAATCGATTATTTAAACAAGCGTTAACAGCTGGTAAGCGGGTTCGTACTGAAACTAGTATTGGTACTGGTGCTGTCTCGATCAGTTCGGCTGCTGTGGAGTTAGCACAAATTAAAGTAGCAAATTTAGCTGCTTGCAGAGTAGTAATTCTGGGTGCTGGTAAAATGTCGCGGCTGCTGGTGCAACACCTCATTTCTAAAGGTGCTGTGGAAATTAGTATTGTAAATCGCTCTCGCGATCGCGCCCAAGAATTAGCAAAGCTGTTCCCTCAGCAACCGATCAATATTCATCCGCTATCGGAAATGATGAGCGTAATTGCCGATAGCGATTTGGTATTTACAAGTACTTCAGCAACAGAGCCAATACTTGACCGTGCCAAATTGGAAATGGTGTTAGAAGTTCAGCGCTCTTTAATGTTATTTGATATTTCTGTGCCGCGTAATGTTGATGCGGATGTAAATGAATTGGAAAATGTGCAAGCGTTTAATGTGGATGATTTGAAGGCTGTAGTAGCGCAAAACTACGAAAGCCGTCGCAAGATTGCACAAGAAGCAGAGAAACTTTTAGAAGAAGAAGTCGAAGCCTTTGATATTTGGTGGCGCAGTTTAGAAACTGTTACCACTATTAGCTGTCTGCGAAATAAAGTCGAAACCATCCGCGAACAAGAGTTAGAAAAAGCTTTGTCGAGATTGGGTTCGGAATTCGCTGAGAAGCATCAAGAGGTTATCGAAGCATTAACGCGGGGAATTGTCAATAAAATTTTACATGATCCAATGGTACAGTTGCGATCGCAGCAAGATGTGGAAGCTAGACGGCGCTGTATGCAAACTCTGCAAATGCTGTTCAACCTGGATGCAGAGGAACAATTTAGTTAAATTTAACAACAAGAACCCCGACTTTTAGTAAGAAGTTGGGGTTCTGAGCCAATCGGTTTTAAATTAGATATACTTCTAATTAGATAGATGTCTAATTAGAAGTTAGTTATGCAACCAGAGCAATTCAATATTTTACTGCGCTTTTTCAAGGCATTAGCGGATGATAGCCGATTGAAGATTGTAGGTATCCTGGCAAATCAGGAGTGCAGCGTCGAAGAATTGGCGGCGCTACTGCAACTCAAAGAACCGACGGTATCTCATCATTTAGCGAAACTTAAAGAGCTAAATTTGGTGACAATGCGTCCCGAAGGTAATAGCCGTCTATATCAATTGGATAGCGAGGCTTTACAAAGCATTAGTAAGGAAATTTTCACACCTGAGAAAATAGCATCCTTGATTGAGGATGTGGATACTGAAGCTTGGGAAAGCAAAGTGTTGAAAAACTATTTTGAGGACAATCGCCTAAAAGAAATTCCTGCTAGTCGAAAAAAGCGTTTAGTTATTCTTAAGTGGTTAGCAAACCAGTTTGATGTAGGAGTAAACTACCCTGAGCGTTTGGTAAATGATATTCTCAAACGCTACCATATTGACTGCGCCACCCTGCGACGAGAGTTAATTGCTTGCCAGTTAATGCAGCGAGAGAATGGGGTTTATTGGCGTATAACATAGATATGAAAGATGAATAAGCAAGCGCACAATCATAGGTCATATCTTTATGCAGTTAGAAACACAAAAATTTTATTATACACCTGAAGAGTATTTAGAACTTGAAGAAAAAGCAGAATATAAAAGCGAATACCGTGATGGAGAAATTGTACCGATGACGGGTGGCACTACAAATCATAATAAAATTGCTTTAAATTTAGCTGCATCCTTAAAAATTGCTTTAAGGCATAAAAATTATGATGTTTATATTGGTGATGTGCGTTTGTGGATACCCCGTTATCGGCAGCATACATATCCTGATGTGATGGTGATTGAGGGACAACCTATTTATACGGGAACCAGCACAACAACGGTTATGAACCCGATGCTAATTACTGAAGTTTTATCTAAATCGACTAAAAATTATGACCAAGGCGATAAGTTTCTTTATTATCGCTCTATTCCAGAATTCAAGGAATATATTTTAATTGACCAATATCAATATCATGTGATGCAGTATGTAAAAACTGCGGAAAGTCAATGGTCATTTACTGAACTTGAACATGAATCTGCGATTTTATCACTGCAAACAGTTGATTTTCAAATTGAATTGCGCGACCTTTATGAGCAAGTTAATTTTGCAGAAAACAACGAAGATTAAAAAATAAAGCTCTGATTTGTCCCGGATGCTGATTCATCCAAAAAAGTTAATTTAAAATTGTTTAGCAAGTAGCTACCAACGTCCTTCACTAAATTTGTGTTTCTTCCTCGGTAAAGATAGGAGGCCACAATTCAGTAAGAGGCAATTCCCAACCGGGAAAAAGCTCTGGTATGGTTAAGATATCACCATTTTCTAAAACTGTAGGTTCGCCTGTAGAGCGATAAATTGTAACTGTCTTTTCATCAGGATCAATTAAAATCCCGACAACTGCTCCTAATTCTATAAATTTCCGAATTTTGGCTACTATAAGTTTAATTTTATCGCTCTGAGATTTAATTTCTACCACCAAGTCAGGGACAAGTTCTCCAAAGTAACGAGGACTTTAAAGAAGTCGGGAAGCACGAACAAAGGAAACATCAGGTGCTTTGAGGTTTGTATCTGGCATGATGAAACCGCCAGCAGAATCAAATACTCTTCCCCAGCGACGAGGATTTATCCAAGCAAAGAGAAAGGCGATGAGACGACTACTGATTTCGCTGGATACAATGTCTGACGGCCCCGTTATTGAAATTTTCCCATTTTCGAGTTCCAGCTGGTAATCTAAACCTGCTTCGGTAAAAGCTGTTTGAACTTGCTCTAAATCTCTGACTGTCATCATTGACATAAAAAGCTCCCTATCCCTTTATGGGTAGAATATTCTCGACTCTAAATTCTGACTCCTGTTTTATTTACCCAAATAAGCTTCTAGAACTTTGGGATTAGTTTGAATTTCTGCTGGTGTACCGTCAGCCAAATTCTGTCCTTCGGCAAGTACCCAAACACGATCGCACAAGGACATAATCACATCCATATTGTGTTCGATAATCAAAAAGGTCATCCCATCTTCACGGTTCCAAGTGATAATGCGATCGCAAATATCATCAATCAGTTTCGGATTCACCCCAGCCGCCGGTTCATCCAACAAAATTAACTTGGGATTAGTCATCAGCGCCCGTCCCATTTCTAGCAGCTTGCGTTGTCCACCAGACAGGCAACCAGCATAATCGTGCGCTTTTTTTGCCAAACCCACCGATTCTAATAAAAACATTGCCCGTTCTTCGAGTTGCTTTTCTTCCTTAGCGACAATATGCGGTTGCAACTGCACTTGCCAAAAATTTTCACCAGTTTGTTTTTGCGCCGCCAGCAGCATATTTTCTAACACCGACAACCGCGAGAGAGTCCGTGCAACCTGAAAAGTGCGGATTACTCCCTGCTGGGCAATTTGATATGGTTGCAAACTGTGAATCGGTTCGCCGTCAAAAATTACTCGTCCCTTATCTGGGCGAATAAAGTTTGAGAGTAAGTTAAATAAAGTGGTTTTACCAGCACCATTGGGGCCAATTAAGCCCGTGATGCTGCCTTTAGCAACTTCGATTTTCGCCTCATTAACTGCTTTGACACCACCAAAGCTTTTAGAAAGTCCAGTGGCTGCCAAAAGGGGAAGTGGCGATGAATAGTTATTTACCAAGAGTAAGTTCCTCCTTTTTCCCTAAGATACCTTGAGGACGCCAAATCATCAGTACCATCAAAATTAGTCCGATTACCATGATCCGAAATGCACCCAAACGGGCTTCATCAAGGGGGACGATTCTAGGTAAAACTTCCCGCGTCAGCGCATCATAAGCAAAGAAAATTACCGCACCTAATATTGTGCCAACGTTATTACCAGAACCGCCTAAAATCACCATAATCCATGTGTCAAAGGTAATTTGGGGTTGAAAGTTATCAGGGTAAATAGCACCCAGTTGCCAAGCAAAAAAAGCACCAGCGATACCCGCGATCGCACCCCCTAACATGAGAGATTGTAATTTATACCAAAAGACATTTTTTCCCAGCGCTTTGGGAATTTCTTCATCTTCACGGATGGCTTTGAGAATTCTACCCCAAGGCGATCGCACCAAAATTTCTAACCGCCAGTATACAAATGCTAAAACCAGCAGTAACACCAGCATTAAACCGGCTTTTGGGTTGTAATTATACAGTCCGATTACCCCAGAAATATAAATCGCTGCTGCCAAAACTGCTAAAACAATTGCCACACCCAAGCGGGATATAAATTCTTGCTTGCTAGTTGTCCTTTTACCTAAATCAGTAGTCCGAGATATTTGGGTGTTGCGAATCCATCGCCATAACGTAAAAAAAGTTACAGCAGTTAATAGCGTTAACAATCCAATCATTCCTAATCTGACAAACAAATTTGGCTCTGTGGATAGGGGTATGGAATAACTTTGCACACCAAATGCCCCAGAAATCCAGGTGTCACCCACAGGTAATTCCTGGTTATTCACCACCAAACGAATTAATTCGCCCGTACCAATAGTGACAATTGACAGATAATCTTCTCGCAAGCGTAGAGTTGCAAAACCAATTACCAAACCCAACAAGGCGGCGACAATTGCTCCAGCTACTGCCGATATCAGTAAAGGTACGCCCTTCAAGCTTAACAATACGGTTGTATATGCTCCCAGGGTCATAAAAGCAATATGACCAAAGTTAATTAACCCCGTAAAGCCCCACTGTAAATTGAGTCCTAGTGCGAATAGAGCAAAAAGTGCTGTAGAAATTGCTAAGAAAATGAGATAGTCAACCATGTTTTGGAATGGGGAATGGGGAATGGGGAGTGGGGAGTGGGGAATGAGGAATCGGGAATCGGGAATGGGGAATGGTTATTTTCCTTGTCCTCCTACTCCCTGCTCCGACTCACTAAGCGAATAAATTTTAGCGTAGCTTGAGCGTAGCTAATTTTATGGGAATACTATTTATTGTTGGTGTTTGCTGGTAGGGAATAGTTGACGTATGAATTTGCTGCGACTGAGAATGCATCACTTAATCGAGCAGTTAGCCGATGACGATTTGCAAGACATTTGGGATGTTCTCGAAGCTTTACATTGTGACTTTTATATGCTTAAAGCGATACAACAAGTCAAGCGATCGCAGCAACCGTGGGATATCTTAACCCATGAAGAAGCGGTAAGACTGTTGATGTTTTTCTGATTCAGCAGCACTCTTTTGGTGTCCCTCAAGTTTTGGTTAAGGTAACGCCTAGTGAGTCTGGAAATGCGCTATGCAAGGTCCTTTTTACTAGACCTGAAAAATCTAGAACCTGCCGCCTACGAGCGGGTGCATGATTTTGTGTTTATTGAGTTAGCCCAAAAGTGGCAGTTGAGCGATTTAAAAGAGCTACGACAGCTAGATAGTGAAGGCATTTTTCACCGCTTTACCCTCGATAATTATCTGATTGGTATAGAAATTAGAGGTGAAATTGTGAAATTTCTGCGTGTCATCCCTATGCCAGATGTTTAAAGTGAGGAGTCAACAGGACACTTAAAACTGTAAACTGTATAACGCTAGGCAGGGATCGCTATAACCTTCCATTAAACTGGTTTTTGAAAAACACTTTATTTGAGATTTCCCTATGGATGCTAGGGCACTTTGGCAACGATACCAAAACTGGTTATATTTCCACGAGGGATTGGGACTTTACTTAGACATAAGTCGAATTCGGTTTGATGATGCCTTTGTGGAATCGTTGCAGCCGAAGTTTGACAAGGCGTTTGCGGATATGGCTCAACTGGAGAAGGGCGCGATCGCAAATCCTGACGAGAATCGCATGGTTGGACACTATTGGCTGCGAAATCCTGATTTAGCACCAACTCCAGAACTTACACAAGAAATTGTCCAAACCCTAGAACAAATCGAAGCCTTTGCCGAAAAAGTCCAAACAGGTGCTATTCATCCTCCCGGAGCAAGCCGCTTCACGGATATTATCTCCATTGGCATTGGTGGTTCCGCCCTCGGCCCCCAATTCGTCGCTGAAGCTCTCGCTCCTGATTTCCCGCCCCTGAAACTTCACTTTATCGATAACAACGATCCAGCAGGTATCGATCGCGTTATCAATCATTTACGAGATAGCCTCGCCAGCACTTTGGTATTGGTGATTTCCAAATCTGGGGGAACACCGGAACCTCGTAACGGCATGATTGAAGTTAAAAAAGCCTACGCCGAAAACAATTTGCAATTTGCTCAATATGCGGTAGCAATTACCAGCGTTGATAGCAACCTCGATAAACTGGCCAAAGATGAAGGTTGGCTGGCCAGATTTCCTATGTATGACTGGGTAGGAGGACGCACCTCAGAAATGTCTGCTGTGGGGCTAGTACCAGCCGCATTACAGGGCATTGATGTTCGCGCTATGCTAGATGGCGCAAAAGAAATGGATGACGCTACTCGCGTCCCAGATGTGAAAAATAACCCAGCCGCCTTACTTGCTTTATCTTGGTACTTTGCAGGTAACGGAAAGGGCGAAAAAGATATGGTTGTCCTACCTTACAAGGACAGCTTATTTTTATTCAGTCGCTATTTGCAACAACTGGTGATGGAATCTTTGGGCAAAGAAAAAGACTTAGACGGCAAGGTTGTCCATCAAGGCATCGCTGTTTATGGCAACAAAGGCTCAACAGACCAACACGCTTACGTCCAGCAGTTGCGTGAGGGTGTAGCGAATTTCTTTGCTACCTTCATCGAAGTGTTGGAAGATCGGCAGGGGCCATCCACTGAAGTAGATCCGGGAGTTACATCAGGCGATTATCTTTCCGGTTTTCTCCAAGGAACCCGACAAGCGCTTTATGAAAATCACCGCGATTCGATTACAGTCACCATTCCCCAAGTTAACCCGCGAACTGTAGGGGCATTAATTGCTTTGTATGAACGCGCTGTTGGTTTATACGCTAGCTTGGTTAACGTCAACGCCTATCATCAACCGGGTGTAGAAGCTGGGAAAAAAGCTGCTGCCTCCATTCTCGATTTGCAAACACGAGTAGTAGCAGTGTTGCAAAAAGAAAAAGCTCCCATTTCTCTTGACGAACTCGCAAAGAAAGCAGGCGCATCAGAACAAGTTGAGGCAATTTACAAGATTTTGCGTCATATCCATGCCAATCAGCGAGGTGTAGTTTTGCAAGGTGATCTTCAGAAACCCGGTAGTTTGAAAGTTTCTGCTAGCTGATAGCTCTAGTTTAAATATCACATTTTGTCCATAATTGTTGTATCAGCAACAATTTTTTTATGAAGCATCCTAGATAGAAGAAATATCTTCCGTCTAGGATGCTTTGTCGTATAATTCGTAATTCGTACCAGGCAGCACCGAATCAGTGCAACGGTTCCCCAGTTGCGTCAACTTGTTTTCAGCTTTTTTGCGATCGCACTTGGCATTGAAGACAGTCGTTAGTATTGTTCTTAACTGAGTGTAGTAGCTTCACTAGTCCAATCGCTCACAGCACGGTATAGATTCCAAGTTTGGTTGTAAAATTTGTTCTTGTGCTTTCAGCTTTTCTTCTAAAGCTTTGTAGTTAAATCCAAGCCAAACCATTACGTTTTCTTCAGATTTTTGGTCTTTGAGTTCTTGTGCAATGATTAAAGTTTGCTGCAATATTTCTATTGCCTGATAGTGTTTCTGCTGTTGTGTCAATTTTATCCCTTCCTCTAGTAGTCTTTTTGCTTCTAGCGATCGCAAGTTTTGAGCCTGTCCCCAGGCGGGTTGAGCCATCAGCATTACTGTTAAAGGCGTTAGATAAAAACCCAAAGCTAAAAAAGTGGTGAGAATTTTTTTCATAGAATAGCGCAGAGGTAGCTGTTTTTAATTGGGTGTTAACAGAGTTTTGTTAGCAACATCAAAGTATTTGGTCAAATCTGGGATTGCTACCCTACAGGAACGCTAAGAGCAAACAGAGCGATCGCCAGAACAATAAATACCTTGACTTTGCGTAAGTCCCATACAGCGCTTCCCACTATTATGCAATACAGTTTTTCTCTTTGCCTTGCTCTTGGCGTAGCATAGCTTTCACCTCTGAGGATGGATGTACCTCATAGCGGCCGAAAGTGCTGTAATCGATTTTATTTAAAAAGAGTTTGAGAATTGATTAGGGTCTAAATTAGCAGGAAATAATAAAATTTCCTTGCCTTCTAAATTTGCCTTTTGGTGAAGCAAAATTGCCTTTCCCAAATAACAATATTTAATTGGAACCCATGTGTCGCTATAAAAGTAGACAGTTACTCGGCTCATTGCATACTCTTTCAAC encodes the following:
- a CDS encoding nucleoside deaminase; translation: MDELSALELAKSAGDAGEIPVGAVIIDSTGKLLAQRENRKERDKDPTAHAEILALKTAATTLQNWHLNECTLYVTLEPCPMCAGAILQARLRLVVYGVDDTKTGAIRTVINIPDSAASNHRLQVIGGILESACRQQLQTWFATRRRKVN
- a CDS encoding DUF981 family protein; this encodes MFIDYITLMLINMVAGLFLLADYVYRGIDSSNQRQWIPGFGITGAIALTTGLHMSFTWPVMSSFNIAFGETSVLFGILFVAAAIALAQGWDLLTIAIYGFFAGAVAIVVGIRIINLNMTKQPLLSGIGFILTGLGGIFAAPTLYWKTNRTWRLIGVAVLIVAALIWALTGYLAYWNHLEGFQKWVPAPMR
- the glpX gene encoding class II fructose-bisphosphatase, yielding MENTLGLEIIEVVEQAAIASSKWMGKGEKNIADQVAVEAMRERMNKIHMRGRIVIGEGERDDAPMLYIGEEVGICTQPDAANFCNPDELIEIDIAVDPCEGTNLVAYGQPGSMAVLAISEKGGLFAAPDFYMKKLAAPPAAKGKVDINKSATENLKILAECLERSIEELVIVVMKRERHNDLIKEIREAGARVALISDGDVGAAISCGFAGTNIHALMGIGAAPEGVISAAAMRALGGHFQGQLIYDPAVVKTGLIGESREANIDRLKSMNINDPDKVYDAHELASGKTVLFAASGITSGNLMQGVRFFNGGARTQSLVISNQSKTARFVDTIHMFGEPKSLQLN
- a CDS encoding glutamyl-tRNA reductase gives rise to the protein MNIAVVGLSHKTAPVEVREKLSIPEPQIESAIAQLASYPHIDEVAILSTCNRLEIYIVTSEADQGIREITQFLAEYSKLPVLSLRQHLFMLLHDDAVMHVMRVAGGLDSLVLGEGQILAQVKTTHKLGQQYSGIKTILNRLFKQALTAGKRVRTETSIGTGAVSISSAAVELAQIKVANLAACRVVILGAGKMSRLLVQHLISKGAVEISIVNRSRDRAQELAKLFPQQPINIHPLSEMMSVIADSDLVFTSTSATEPILDRAKLEMVLEVQRSLMLFDISVPRNVDADVNELENVQAFNVDDLKAVVAQNYESRRKIAQEAEKLLEEEVEAFDIWWRSLETVTTISCLRNKVETIREQELEKALSRLGSEFAEKHQEVIEALTRGIVNKILHDPMVQLRSQQDVEARRRCMQTLQMLFNLDAEEQFS
- a CDS encoding DUF2087 domain-containing protein; amino-acid sequence: MQPEQFNILLRFFKALADDSRLKIVGILANQECSVEELAALLQLKEPTVSHHLAKLKELNLVTMRPEGNSRLYQLDSEALQSISKEIFTPEKIASLIEDVDTEAWESKVLKNYFEDNRLKEIPASRKKRLVILKWLANQFDVGVNYPERLVNDILKRYHIDCATLRRELIACQLMQRENGVYWRIT
- a CDS encoding Uma2 family endonuclease, with the translated sequence MQLETQKFYYTPEEYLELEEKAEYKSEYRDGEIVPMTGGTTNHNKIALNLAASLKIALRHKNYDVYIGDVRLWIPRYRQHTYPDVMVIEGQPIYTGTSTTTVMNPMLITEVLSKSTKNYDQGDKFLYYRSIPEFKEYILIDQYQYHVMQYVKTAESQWSFTELEHESAILSLQTVDFQIELRDLYEQVNFAENNED
- a CDS encoding ABC transporter ATP-binding protein, translated to MVNNYSSPLPLLAATGLSKSFGGVKAVNEAKIEVAKGSITGLIGPNGAGKTTLFNLLSNFIRPDKGRVIFDGEPIHSLQPYQIAQQGVIRTFQVARTLSRLSVLENMLLAAQKQTGENFWQVQLQPHIVAKEEKQLEERAMFLLESVGLAKKAHDYAGCLSGGQRKLLEMGRALMTNPKLILLDEPAAGVNPKLIDDICDRIITWNREDGMTFLIIEHNMDVIMSLCDRVWVLAEGQNLADGTPAEIQTNPKVLEAYLGK
- a CDS encoding branched-chain amino acid ABC transporter permease — its product is MVDYLIFLAISTALFALFALGLNLQWGFTGLINFGHIAFMTLGAYTTVLLSLKGVPLLISAVAGAIVAALLGLVIGFATLRLREDYLSIVTIGTGELIRLVVNNQELPVGDTWISGAFGVQSYSIPLSTEPNLFVRLGMIGLLTLLTAVTFFTLWRWIRNTQISRTTDLGKRTTSKQEFISRLGVAIVLAVLAAAIYISGVIGLYNYNPKAGLMLVLLLVLAFVYWRLEILVRSPWGRILKAIREDEEIPKALGKNVFWYKLQSLMLGGAIAGIAGAFFAWQLGAIYPDNFQPQITFDTWIMVILGGSGNNVGTILGAVIFFAYDALTREVLPRIVPLDEARLGAFRIMVIGLILMVLMIWRPQGILGKKEELTLGK
- a CDS encoding cytotoxic translational repressor of toxin-antitoxin stability system, which gives rise to MSLEMRYARSFLLDLKNLEPAAYERVHDFVFIELAQKWQLSDLKELRQLDSEGIFHRFTLDNYLIGIEIRGEIVKFLRVIPMPDV